A stretch of the Marinifilum sp. JC120 genome encodes the following:
- a CDS encoding peptidase, whose translation MIKGFAHKGLEAFFNSGTTKGIQAKHAPKLGRMLDRLDSASDVQDMNAPGFNLHPLKGNLVNHYSVKVSGNWRLTFKFENGHAYVVNYQDYH comes from the coding sequence ATGATTAAAGGATTTGCCCACAAGGGCCTTGAAGCTTTTTTTAATAGCGGAACAACAAAAGGGATTCAGGCTAAACATGCGCCAAAGCTGGGCCGGATGCTTGACAGGTTGGATTCAGCCTCTGACGTTCAGGATATGAACGCTCCGGGCTTTAATCTGCATCCCTTGAAAGGAAACCTTGTAAATCATTATTCCGTAAAGGTTTCCGGCAATTGGCGATTAACGTTCAAATTTGAAAACGGCCATGCCTACGTAGTAAACTATCAAGACTACCACTAA
- a CDS encoding DUF4102 domain-containing protein → MPLTATQVKNAKPKEKIYRLADQGGLCIEIKPTGKKFWRYRYRFEGKATMLGLGTYPETSLADARLAHLNAAKTLKSGRNPKKVKEAKQAETQAQNDTFELVAKMWLDKNQESWTQKTYRTNQGRLSNHVFPYLGSQPISEISPKDILRILQRIESKGTIETAHRVASLCSQVFKYAVFIDKVESDPVQIVKGALPPVTKTRKHRAALTDPREVGKLLRYIEEYTGHYIVKQALRVGMYTFTRSKEIRGMKWEEIDFERKVWRVPNDRMKMRNHHIVPLSRQVLSIFQEIKDLNTPSEYVFPSVINNSSILSENTLNTALRRMGFTKDQLCFHGFRATCTTLLYEAGWSTDLVERQLAHVQKNQVRAAYDHAQYVEERTRMMQSFSDYLDSLRDGGTVIPFKKRA, encoded by the coding sequence ATGCCCCTTACAGCCACACAGGTTAAGAACGCCAAACCTAAAGAAAAAATATACCGCCTCGCAGATCAGGGCGGTCTTTGTATCGAGATAAAACCTACAGGTAAAAAATTCTGGCGTTATCGTTATCGTTTTGAAGGCAAGGCCACTATGTTGGGTCTTGGAACCTATCCTGAAACAAGTCTGGCTGACGCCCGTCTTGCACATCTTAATGCCGCCAAGACCTTAAAGAGCGGACGGAACCCTAAAAAGGTCAAAGAAGCCAAGCAAGCCGAGACTCAAGCGCAAAATGATACTTTTGAGCTGGTAGCCAAAATGTGGCTGGACAAGAACCAAGAGTCATGGACGCAAAAGACCTACCGCACAAATCAGGGACGCCTTTCAAATCACGTTTTCCCATATTTAGGCTCTCAGCCCATTTCTGAGATTTCACCCAAGGACATACTTCGGATACTGCAACGCATTGAATCCAAAGGAACTATTGAGACAGCCCACAGGGTTGCTTCTTTGTGTTCTCAGGTTTTCAAATACGCTGTTTTCATCGATAAGGTTGAAAGTGATCCCGTACAAATCGTAAAAGGCGCGCTGCCTCCCGTCACGAAGACTCGCAAACATCGTGCGGCCCTGACCGATCCAAGAGAAGTCGGCAAGCTGTTACGCTATATTGAGGAATACACCGGACACTACATTGTGAAGCAAGCCTTGCGTGTCGGGATGTATACTTTCACCCGCTCAAAAGAAATACGCGGTATGAAATGGGAAGAAATAGACTTTGAACGCAAAGTATGGCGCGTGCCTAACGACCGCATGAAAATGCGTAACCATCATATAGTCCCTCTTTCAAGACAAGTCTTATCAATCTTTCAAGAGATTAAAGATTTAAATACCCCGTCTGAATATGTCTTTCCCAGCGTCATCAATAATTCAAGCATTCTCTCTGAGAACACACTCAATACCGCTTTGCGCCGTATGGGTTTTACAAAAGACCAGCTTTGCTTCCACGGTTTTCGAGCAACATGCACAACCCTGCTCTATGAAGCAGGATGGTCTACCGACTTGGTTGAACGCCAACTGGCACATGTCCAGAAAAACCAAGTCCGCGCAGCCTACGACCATGCTCAATACGTTGAGGAACGTACCCGAATGATGCAAAGCTTCTCAGACTACCTTGATAGTCTGCGTGACGGCGGAACTGTGATCCCGTTTAAGAAAAGAGCTTAA